A single window of Nicotiana sylvestris chromosome 3, ASM39365v2, whole genome shotgun sequence DNA harbors:
- the LOC138887745 gene encoding uncharacterized protein, whose translation MPTQRLAKWQILLTEFDIVYVTRMAMKTQDLGDHLAENRIDDEYQPLSTYFPDERVHSVEVTPEDTNALKMFFDGAVNAKGVGIGGILISPNGQHYPAITRLRFFCTNNTVEYEACIMGINMAIDQGVEELLIIGDSDLNIRQAQGEWETQDIKLIPYRKHVEDISK comes from the coding sequence ATGCCCACCCAAAGgctggcaaaatggcaaatcctgctcaccgaatttgacatagtctatgtcacacGCATGGCAATGAAAACTCAAGATTTGGGGGATCACCTAGCTGAAAATCGTattgatgatgaatatcagcctttgagtacttactttccggACGAGCGGGTACATTCAGTTGAGGTAACTCCAGAAGACACAAATGCTTTGAAaatgttcttcgacggagctgTGAATGCGaaaggtgtcgggattggggGAATTTTGATTTCGCCTAATGGACAGCACTATCCGGCCATAACCCGGCTTCGATTTTTCTGTACGAACAACACtgtcgagtatgaagcctgcattatgggcattaacatggcaatcgatcagggtgtggaagaattgttaatcatagGAGATTCCGACTTGAATATTCGACAagctcaaggtgaatgggaaactcaggATATCAAGCTTATCCCATATAGGAAACATGTGGAAGATATTAGCAAATGA